The following is a genomic window from Trichomycterus rosablanca isolate fTriRos1 chromosome 24, fTriRos1.hap1, whole genome shotgun sequence.
CATATACATATGAACATCAAAGCTAcaagtattttaatgatttaggTTCTTTAACTGAcacttaataaaacaaaagtaatgTGTTCTGCTCATTAACACTGAGGCTTACAGgacaatgtttttatattattatttatattaatgtgtgtgtgtgagtatgaagcGTATGAAGTATCTCACTGTTCTGCACACTGAtgattttatgtgatgatgagaCGTGAGGATTAGGGGTTAAAATATGATCCCCGGTCTGTAATACTGATCTGGAGTTTTATACATTTTGGTCTCCTTGGCTCCTCCAACCCTTCCTAACAGAATAAAACCCTACTGACGTACGTCCTATACTTTATGGTGCATTATAACAAATATTTATGGCCGTGAGGTCTTTAGTTTCTGAAATTTCTGAAGTTCTGTGTGTAAGTTTAGGGTTTACCTCACCCCCTTAATGCAGGAATTCTGACCTTCTGTTGGGGATGGTTATTAATTACCTGTGCTGTTGAGGATGGTGATTGATTACCTGTGCTGTTGGGGATGGTGATTGATTACCTGTGCTGTTGAGGATGGTGATTGATTACCTGTGCTGTTGGGGATGATGATTAATTACCTGTGCTGTTGAGGATGGTGATTGATTACCTGTGCTGTTGGGGATGGTGATTGATTACCTGTGCTGTTGGGGATGATGATTAATTACCTGTGCTGTTGAGGATGGTGATTGATTACCTGTGCTGTTGGGGATGGTGATTGATTACCTGTGCTGTTGAGGATGGTGATTGATTACCTGTGCTGTTGGGGATGGTGATTAATTAACTGTGCTGTTGGGGATGGTGATTGATTACCTGTGCTGTTGGGGATGGTGATTGATTACCTGTGCTGTTGGGGATGGTGATTGATTACCTGTGCTGTTGGGGATGGTTATTAATTACCTGTGCTGTTGAGGATGGTGATTGATTACCTGTGCTGTTGGGGATGATGATTAATTACCTGTGCTGTTGGGGATGATGATTAATTACCTGTGCTGGTTATTAATTACCTGTGCTGTTGAGGATGGTGATTAATTACCTGTGCTGTTGGGGATGGTGATTGATTACCTGTGCTGTTGGGGGTGGTTATTAATTACCTGTGCTGTTGGGGATGGTGATTAATTACCTGTGCTGTTGGGGATGGTGATTGATTACCTGTGCTGTTGGGGATGGTGATTGATTACCTGTGCTGTTGGGGATGATGATTGATTACCTGTGCTGTTGGGGATGATGATTAATTACCTGTGCTGGTTATTAATTACCTGTGCTGTTGAGGATGGTGATTAATTACCTGTGCTGTTGGGGATGGTGATTGATTACCTGTGCTGTTGGGGGTGGTTATTAATTACCTGTGCTGTTGGAGATGGTGATTAATTATCTGTGCTGTTGGGGATGGTGATTGATTACCTGTGCTGTTGGGGATGGTGATTGATTACCTGTGCTGTTGGGGATGGTTATTAATTACCTGTGCTGTTGAGGATGGTGATTGATTACCTGTGCTGTTGGGGATGATGATTAATTACCTGTGCTGTTGGGGATGGTGATTAATTAACTGTGCTGTTGGGGATGGTGATTGATTACCTGTGCTGTTGGGGATGGTGATTGATTACCTGTGCTGTTGGGGATGGTGATTGATTACCTGTGCTGTTGGGGATGGTGATTGATTACCTGTGCTGTTGAGGATGGTGATTGATTACCTGTGCTGTTGGGGATGATGATTAATTACCTGTGCTGTTGAGGATGGTGATTAATTACCTGTGCTGTTGGGGATGATGATTAATTACCTGTGCTGGTTATTAATTACCTGTGCTGTTGAGGATGGTGATTAATTACCTGTGCTGTTGGGGATGGTGATTGATTACCTGTGCTGTTGGGGGTGGTTATTAATTACCTGTGCTGTTGGGGATGGTGATTAATTACCTGTGCTGTTGGGGATGGTGATTGATTGCCTGTGCTGTTGGGGATGGTGATTGATTACCTGTGCTGTTGGGGATGATGATTGATTACCTGTGCTGTTGGGGATGATGATTAATTACCTGTGCTGGTTATTAATTACCTGTGCTGTTGAGGATGGTGATTAATTACCTGTGCTGTTGGGGATGGTGATTGATTACCTGTGCTGTTGGGGGTGGTTATTAATTACCTGTGCTGTTGGGGATGGTGATTAATTATCTGTGCTGTTGGGGATGGTGATTGATTACCTGTGCTGTTGGGGATGGTGATTGATTACCTGTGCTGTTGGGGATGGTGATTGATTACCTGTGCTGTTGGGGATGGTTATTAATTACCTGTGCTGTTGAGGATGGTGATTGATTACCTGTGCTGTTGGGGATGATGATTAATTAACTGTGCTGTTGGGGATGGTGATTAATTACCTGTGCTGTTGGGGATGGTGATTAATTACCTGTGCTGTTGGGGATGGTGATTGATTACCTGTGCTGTTGGGGATGGTGATTGGTTACCTGTGCTGTTGGGGATGGTGATTAATTACCTGTGCTGTTGGGGATGGTGATTAATTACCTGTGCTGTTGGGGATGGTGATTGATTACCTGTGCTGTTGGGGATGGTGATTGATTACCTGTGCTGTTGGGGATGGTGATTGATTACCTGTGCTGTTGGGGATGGTGATTAATTACCTGTGCTGTTGGGGATGGTGATGGGTACTTCCTGTAGTTGGTGCATCTGCAGTCCGGTGCTGTTCAGGTTGATGCTTGCAGGCTGAGCCAGTCCAGGAAGTGATGCGACAGTGATCTGGGTCCCTGCAGGACTCTGTAACTGCAGCGTCTGCCAGCTCACCTGGCCGTTGGGCCCCACTGTTCTGAGAAAGATGGGGCCGTTGTTCAGGGACTGGAACTGTAGGTTCTGCAGGCCGTCTGCTGAGATCACATGACCTGTGGTAACTCCTGATTGGATGGTTGGTAGAGTGGATGTTCCCTGCTGTAAGAGCTGTTGGGGCTGGATGAGAATctgttgttgctgctgttgtGTGACTCTGCTGTCAGACTGAACAGAGATCCCTgcagtgacattctgaaacgTGTTCACACTCATGCTGCTGTTTGGAACTGAAACTGGTTCCATGTAGGAACTGACAGTGGaggtgggagtgtgtgtgctcACGGTGTATGTGTTGCCGACGCTCTCGGATGTGGTTACTATGGTTGCGGGTTGGTTATGAACGAGTTGCTGATTGgagtttaaaactccatcaggcTTGGCTGAGTTAGCGCCCATGCTAACAGGAAGTAGCGTAATGTTGTTAAGTGCTAGGGGCATGTTTATAAACGGTGTCTGATTGGTCAGGACAGAGTTTCCTAGAGTGAAGTTATGGAGAGGTATTACACCAGGCACCGTCAGGATGTTTCCACTTCCCGCACCCTGATTGGCTGCTGTGGTGATGAGAGGCTGGCTGGCATTGGCAGATGAAAGAAGCTGAATCTGTCCTGTTCCTGCTGCAGATGCATCATGGGAGGTGTGGGTGAAGTGCAGCTGCTGGTTGTCGATGGTGGTGAACTGGGGGATGAGCTGGTACTGGATGTTGGGCAGAACTCCGGAGAGGGCGGCACCGAGAACCTGCTGGTTCTGCAGCGCTGCAGTGGGGCTTAACAGAAACTGCTGCTGGGGTTCGGTCTCTGGACCCTTCTGAGAGACGGCCTTATCAATGCCCGGGTTTATCTGAGCGCCCACAGGAATGATCTGCCAACCGTTTGCCCCTTGTGCCAGCTGAGCTGAGTTTAGATCCATGTGAGTGCTgatctgctgctgctgttgggcgtCAGTTTCATCTATTCGACTGCATGTAGCAGCTAACAGTGCCAGCGGAGACTGCTGCTGATGCTGCTGCTGGGTTTCCTATAagaagaatgaataaataataatatttactcaTCAATTACATACAGAACCTGAAACAGatgtaatgtaaacacacaaacacatgtcaCCTGGTGATGGAACTCAAACTATAGATCAAAAGCTATAACagaaacacatacagtatagaGTGGATTGGTGATGATCTGAGGGTGATGGAATCAGGCTGTTTTTGTGAAAGAGGCACGTATCACAGCAGGACACTGTTCCATGTCACACAGCCTCTCAACCAACATGTGGAAGTACAAGATCAGACCTTGTCATGCTCAATCTCCAGAGCTGCACCCCATTAAAAACCCTAAAGGCACTAAActaaatctttattattattttgatcagTTTCATTTTATGCAATAAATTACGTAAGAATATTTGATTGTAATTGTAAGAACTGTCATCAGTAGTTTATAGAAGAAAATtacataattaaatgtaatcctCTAAATATCAGCATTCAGGAAACCTCAGCtttatacaaatacatacagaAACAAAACCACGTTCCTCctggaccagggtgcaacaaacacaacacacacagagtaaacaacacaacacacacagagtaaacaCAGAAACGTAAAAAATTTCTAAAAAACTGTATTAGTttcctaaaacacacaccactaaaCTATAAAGACGTCCTGCGCTTTACAGATAAATGCTTTATATTCAGGCTCACATGCTGCATGTGTTCAGGTATTAAAATTATTCTTACATATCTGCGTTCGCCAGGTTCACAAAAAATTGAAGGGCACAAATTCTACAGGTATAACTAAATTACAGCTGTTCTCACCTGTCCTGAATTATTAGATTGTTCCAGAGCATCTCCATCACTTTCCACCAAACTGGCCATGTCACCCTGCTGATCTGAGAAGAGAATCAAACTCAGAAGCTTTTTCAACATCCTCACACATCAACTACAGGTGGTGAACAAAATATTGAGAGTGATCTGAATGCATTTATCTTTATTCTTCTACAGACTGAGAAACGATGAACTCAAAATTCTttatgtttcacttttgtacatTAAGTTTATATTGCTGGTTTATTTAATCTACttctaattcatttaaatgatcCTCTAGACCACTCTGGTAGGATGGAGGTCCCTCTCGAGGTTTCCTCATCGTGATATTCGTCTTTCTGCTTAATTTTAGTTGgatttattattacaataattgtACAGTGTTGGTTTTTATTGCATCCCCTTAATCTTGGAGAAGGAGCTTCTTTTGTGCATGGCAACCTCTTAGTCCATAGTGAAAGTAAACgattaaagcttgtttgactgtggacagtgatacATGTTCAACAATGATTCATTTATGGCAGACCCTAACCTTTCAGAAGACTCATGTACTTTCCTGATACAATCTGATCTGAACTGAGCTCCATAGACCAGATGTGTGTGGTGAGcaaactaaccctatttatatGAACACAAACTCAGCAGCTGCAGTCACTCACTGACAATGGATTAAGTTAAATTAACTTTACATTATAGAACTGTCTACATAACCAAAAAAACGCGTTTAGTTTCATTCCGCCACAGATAGAGAACAGTTACATATTAATGATAAACAAGTGTCTGTAAACTTTTGATCTCTGTGTGATGGTCGAGAATGTGACAGCAGTTAGCActgatgctaatgctaacatgcAAATCAGGGAAATTAAACTGACAAACTGCAACATTTCAAACAACTTTATTAATTTCTTACATAAAACTTAACTGTTTAAAGATATTCGGCAACACTGGGTTACACAATTAAATAACTActttaaaactgtaaaaatacttttatattaaatattaataaagaaaatgtttattaGTGAAGTTATGCTAAGCTAACATGCTAACTGTAAGTAAACTACACTGAGCAGTTTAACCAGTTTTGTAAGATTTATATTTACCACTAATAAAGACTTTTGTCGTTGTTACAGCTTTTACGCCGCTGTAAATATTTAATACCATGCTTTATAAGGGTAAATACTTACttcataaatgataaataaaagttaataaaGTTAAATTAACTCACCGCTCATTTCAGCCCGGAGGAGTTTCTTCACTAAAACTTCCAACACTTCAACCAAACATGCTGAACTGTACTGACTGATTGGAACTGTGCTGACTGATGGCTCTGCAAGGCAATTCAGCCAATCAAAATACGTTCTCAGTACTTCGTGACCAATCAAAATTTTTAATTTGTGGTCCTCCTACTAAGGCGGGTACGTAGGCTGCAATCTGCATGTCATATTCACCAGCATGTTGCCGATGATTGTACTTTGTAGATCAGTGAATGTGATGCTAATAAAAACTAGCCGCTGTTTTAAACGTTTACTCAAACATTTCTGTCAGAGAAAAGGCGGGAAACAGCGGGTCTGTAAACGGTTTATTTCAGTAAAACCGGCACAAACTTATCAGCTTTTCAACTTTAATATGTCATTATATACACATAGTACCCCAAAAGCTGTTCTTTGCACATTCTAACTTTAAAGAAAAGGGGTCAGAGCACAAGATCAGTTCATTATATGGTACACCTGAAGCTGATAGGGTTAGGGGCCTAGGGCGGTTGTGgcttagggtactggactagtaatcagaaggttgctggttcaaaccccactgacaggttaccactgttgggtccttgagcaaggcccttaattctcagttgcttaaactgtgtactgtaagtcactggataaaggcgtctgctaaatgccaaaaatgtaaatgattaggggcccaacaatggctgctgggcagagctgtgatttAAAGCCTCACTTTGATAACCCAGAGCACTAACTGCTGAAATACTGCTGTCCTCAGTAATTCCCATTTGATGACTTCAACAAAATTTGGGACAGGGTAATAAGactaaaacaataatatatttaacattattaaaaggttTAGTGACTCTGCAGAAATCTCGTGTTTAAATACCGAATTCCTGACACAGCGCCGCATTAAAGCTCTACCTGCTTCTGTTATAAATAGAAAAATTTGGACTTGTGAATCCTTCAGAAAACCATGTTCAGTAAACACAGCTCACCACTGCATCTATACATACAAGTTCAGACTCCACCAAGCCaaatatcaacaacatccagaaatgctGCTGAATTCTCTGGGCTCAAATTCATCTGAGATTGACTGATACAAACTGGACCCAGGTGCTGTGATCTCCAGTCCAGAGAGGAAATGGATCTTCCCAACTCTTACCAACACAAAGTTCAGTATCCAGCGTCTGTCATGAGAGTGTGTTATGGGAAAATTGCACATCGAAGGCTCACTAAggctcattcattcactcactctctcactcacccacttacattcactcactcactcatactcacattcactcactcaccctcttactcacattcactcactcactcactctcactctcactcacccTCTtactcacattcactcactcactcactctcactctcactcacccTCTtactcacattcactcactcactcatatactcacattcactctctcactcactcactcaccctcttactcacattcactcactcactcatactcacattcactcactcactcactcaccggggtctgggagggaggtaaagttggggatgatgttattaaatttagggaagaattgggagcggacgtggtggtacttggtacaccgggtgaggaagtgcagctccgtctctactgtactgagagtgcagtgctggcacaacctctcctcccggggcagccaggaccgggtgtgtcgccccgtctccacggccaggtcgtgtgcgctcagtctgtacctcgtcagggtgtttcttaatttagggtcggatactgcgctcagataatctgctgcactgtagtgtctgtttagggccaaataacaacaaataacagagtttttgtgtaatttggtttattctaattgggtttacagatttctttattgtgttagtgtgtgttagtggtgtgtcggcgtgtgttattacagtgtctgtgtgtgttagtggtgtatctgtgtgtgttagtggtgtatctgtgtgtgttagtggtgtatgggtgcagtgactcaggaccagttggatgaggggactggtatgtttgctcagctcttggtgtttcagggctttataatgataagtttgggggtcgctcttatttagatggttccagaagttgattgctcttctctgtatgttgataattagaggaaatcggcctaattctgccctgcacgcattgttcgtggtgtgtctgtgtgtgttagtggtgtgttggtgtgtgttagtggtgtgttagtggtgtgttcgtggtgtgtctgtgtgtgttagtggtgtgttggtgtgtgttagtggtgtgttagtggtgtgttcgtggtgtgttggtgtgtgttcgtggtgtgtctgtgtgtgttagtggtgtgttggtgtgtgttagtggtgtgttagtggtgtgttcgtggtgtgttggtgtgtgttcgtggtgtgtctgtgtgtgttagtggtgtgttggtgtgtgttagtggtgtgttggtgtgtgttcgtggtgtgtctgtgcacctttaggatgcttttacagaactctgtgtgcagggtctctaatggatgtttgtcccaattatggaattgatggtgtgtaagcgaaccccaaacttcactgccatatagagcaatcggttcaattattgattcaaaaattttaagccaaattCTAATCGGAATTTctacgaatgtttgacgttttatggcgtagacgccctgcgagctttttctctcagttca
Proteins encoded in this region:
- the sp1 gene encoding transcription factor Sp1 translates to MSDQQGDMASLVESDGDALEQSNNSGQETQQQHQQQSPLALLAATCSRIDETDAQQQQQISTHMDLNSAQLAQGANGWQIIPVGAQINPGIDKAVSQKGPETEPQQQFLLSPTAALQNQQVLGAALSGVLPNIQYQLIPQFTTIDNQQLHFTHTSHDASAAGTGQIQLLSSANASQPLITTAANQGAGSGNILTVPGVIPLHNFTLGNSVLTNQTPFINMPLALNNITLLPVSMGANSAKPDGVLNSNQQLVHNQPATIVTTSESVGNTYTVSTHTPTSTVSSYMEPVSVPNSSMSVNTFQNVTAGISVQSDSRVTQQQQQQILIQPQQLLQQGTSTLPTIQSGVTTGHVISADGLQNLQFQSLNNGPIFLRTVGPNGQVSWQTLQLQSPAGTQITVASLPGLAQPASINLNSTGLQMHQLQEVPITIPNSTGDQGAAGESLDDSVLDQSLDTTPPSRRSRREACTCPYCKDGDTRTDPTKKKQHICHITGCGKVYGKTSHLRAHLRWHSGERPFLCTWAQCGKRFTRSDELQRHRRTHTGEKRFSCSECPKRFMRSDHLAKHVRTHTRKKTTPSIENQSDQIITMDQLSPDGMAHLASSGINVVQVGDVHPLNLNNGF